The proteins below come from a single Mercenaria mercenaria strain notata chromosome 3, MADL_Memer_1, whole genome shotgun sequence genomic window:
- the LOC123543252 gene encoding gelsolin-like protein 2 — MKGLRKAKKYNWKGSNMVHTYVLFMYCLAEASVLGEPGWKNAGKQPGLHIWRIVNFTVTEWPKEDYGKFYNGDSYIILNSYIEGTSADHLKYDVNYWIGSKSSQVPLSKDSLNSDDVFILDAGTTLWQYNGNNASSDKKAWSTEYLKDIKEMRGGHCKAVVVDEHSISEDHDFYQLLEPDEYGSEEEECEILGEKKLFW, encoded by the exons ATGAAAG GTCTGAGAAAAGCAAAGAAATATAACTGGAAGGGCAGCAATATGGTCCATACATATGTATTATTCATGTACTGTCTTGCAGAAGCGTCCGTCCTGGGTGAGCCAGGATGGAAAAATGCAGGAAAGCAGCCTGGGCTTCACATCTGGAGAATTGTG AACTTCACAGTCACAGAGTGGCCCAAGGAAGACTACGGAAAGTTTTACAACGGTGATTCATACATCATCCTAAAT AGCTATATAGAAGGAACTTCTGCTGACCACCTGAAGTACGACGTCAATTATTGGATTGGTTCGAAGAGCTCACAA GTTCCATTGAGTAAAGACAGCCTAAATTCCGACGACGTCTTTATTCTAGATGCTGGTACAACTCTATGGCAATACAACGGCAACAATGCTAGTAGTGATAAGAAAGCTTGG TCGACGGAATACCTGAAGGATATTAAAGAAATGAGGGGTGGCCATTGCAAGGCAGTAGTTGTTGATGAACACAGTATCAGTGAGGAT CATGACTTCTACCAGTTACTTGAGCCTGATGAATATGGAAGTGAAGAAGAGGAATGTGAAATACTAGGAGAGAAAAAACTGTTCTGGTAA